One Meleagris gallopavo isolate NT-WF06-2002-E0010 breed Aviagen turkey brand Nicholas breeding stock chromosome 11, Turkey_5.1, whole genome shotgun sequence genomic region harbors:
- the LOC104912720 gene encoding caspase recruitment domain-containing protein 8-like, with protein MLGMNPVADYTGGTCAHQALRAKLWDQAWKSGIESLSADEHELETSCEESTGCAEELPAGEGSSGSGSGSPSSSSSSNSEDDSDTEESDTRRSDEEQEKKESRPVCNESDGADCLPHCEHCRKENAQREQVTPRKLSGGQYLMKLDAEGTYECSVTGLIFEVNKAVTINYSLLSWSKYAGLVKAPWVVGGPLFDVRCEAPSALTSIAFPHSLCLGDGGSHPAFKVLHIKGAGAAMEPSTDFSASHVRWLVSSLSPVGPLIRSEEPLLYHGVVILYKAIDDDPSLLFRVYVATNNDSFIKDISRTVKHSKKKFIKIDKPPVCQKLLQNGKRYRLICEPEAEITPEEIEFVDGSLLKLKSYIEVYFEKPDDFTLSLVELDSDAVVWKAKLRESDWIHYDQNKNEQTRIPSSVKRRKSTNSFSEEEKHCSKKQRSNNYTDGIKSRSLLTDQQLMVIAKLFGVEWKEIAIECLEMEMKDIQQIQANEEEVNIQKFLMLSKWREREQSNGTAQALCNRLREKVSYEIVQALEGFLAE; from the exons ATGTTGGGTATGAACCCAGTGGCTGATTACACTGGTGGCACATGTGCACACCAAGCCCTGCGAGCAAAGCTGTGGGACCAGGCTTGGAAAAG CGGAATCGAATCCCTCTCTGCAGATGAGCACG AACTGGAGACCTCCTGCGAGGAGAGCACGGGCTGCGCGGAGGAGCTGCCAGCAG GAGAGGGCAGCTCCGGCAGCGGctctggcagccccagcagcagctccagcagcaacTCAGAAGATGACTCAG ATACAGAGGAGTCAGACACAAGGCGGTCAG atgaagaacaagaaaagaaagaatcacGGCCAGTTTGCAATGAATCAGATG GAGCAGACTGTCTGCCCCActgtgagcactgcagaaaagaaaat GCCCAGAGGGAGCAAGTGACCCCTAGGAAGCTTTCTGGAGGACAatattt GATGAAGCTGGATGCAGAAGGCACATACGAGTGCAGTGTCACCGGCCTGATTTTTGAGGTGAACAAGGCGGTCACCATCAACTACTCCCTGCTGTCCTGGAGCAAATACGCCGGGCTGGTAAAGGCACCATGGGTGGTGGGCGGCCCGCTGTTCGACGTGCGCTGCGAGGCGCCCTCCGCCCTCACCTCCATCGCCTTCCCGCACTCCCTCTGCCTGGGCG ATGGTGGCTCCCATCCGGCCTTCAAGGTGCTGCACATCAAGGGTGCAGGTGCGGCCATGGAGCCGTCCACCGACTTCTCGGCCTCACACGTGCGGTGGCTGGTCAGCTCGCTGTCCCCCGTCGGGCCGCTCATCCGCAGTGAGGAGCCCCTGCTCTACCACGGAGTTGTCATCCTCTACAAGGCCATCGATGACGACCCCTCCTTGCTGTTCCGGGTCTACGTGGCGACGAACAACGACTCCTTCATCAAG gaTATATCAAGAACAGTAAAACATtccaaaaagaaattcattaaaattGACAAACCCCCTGTGTGCCAGAAATTATTACAGAACGGAAAGAGATACAGATTAATTTGTGAACCAGAAGCTGAAATAACTCCAGAG GAAATCGAATTTGTTGATGGATCTCTTTTGAAGCTGAAAAGTTACATTGAAGTCTATTTTGAGAAACCTGATGATTTCACCTTATCTTTGGTTGAACTGGACTCGGATGCAGTTGTGTGGAAAGCAAAACTAAGAGAAA GTGACTGGATACATTATGATCAGAACAAAAACGAGCAAACAAGAATTCCAAGCA GTGTCAAAAGACGGAAATCAAccaacagcttttctgaagaagagaagcaCTGTAGCAAAAAGCAAAGGTCTAACAATTATACGG atGGAATTAAAAGCAGAAGCTTGCTAACTGATCAACAGCTGATGGTAATTGCAAAGTTGTTTGGCGTGGAGTGGAAGGAAATTGCCATTGAATGTCTTGAGATGGAAATGAAAGACATTCAGCAGATTCAAGCAAACGAAGAGGAAGTCAATATCCAGAAATTTCTGATGTTAAGCAAgtggagagaaagagagcaaaGCAATGGAACTGCACAAGCCTTGTGCAATAGGCTCCGTGAAAAAGTGTCATATGAAATAGTGCAAGCACTAGAAG GTTTTTTGGCTGAGTGA
- the IL12A gene encoding interleukin-12 subunit alpha has protein sequence MAEHSIRSRAAQLGVGRWVLPAVLCLLLPSTWALPAPAHSLAKGLNCSRSLLAAANEALLQVQKQGVLGFECTLEEVDLEDVTNSQINTIKSCISEDTGAGKCPVLESSTLDMSKCLQGIYEDLKTYKAELWNLKDLRVLTSIDDMMQVLQPRSPATPQPSPSTILGSFQGRMRLCGVLHAFCLRAVTISRMLSYLSALTAET, from the exons atggcagagcacagcatcaggagcagagcagcacagctgggggtCGGGCGCTGGGTGCTGCCGGCTGtgctctgcctcctgctgccatccacgtgggcactgcctgctcctgccCACAGCCTGGCCAAGGGACTCAACTGCTCCAGgtcactgctggctgctgccaacGAGGCACTCCTGCAAGTGCAG AAACAGGGGGTACTGGGATTTGAATGCACCCTTGAAGAGGTCGATCTTGAAGATGTCACCAACAGCCAAATCAACACAATAAAATCCTGCATATCTGAGGATACAGgg GCTGGAAAGTGTCCAGTACTGGAAAGTTCTACTTTAGATATG AGCAAATGCCTGCAGGGGATCTACGAAGATCTGAAAACCTACAAGGCAGAGCTGTGGAACCTCAAGGATCTGAGGGTGCTGACATCCATTGATGACATGATGCAA GTCCTGCAGCCCCGCAGCCCGGCCACGCCGCAGCCCTCGCCCAGCACCATCCTTGGCTCCTTCCAGGGCCGCATGCGGCTCTGCGGGGTCCTGCACGCCTTCTGCCTGCGTGCCGTCACCATCAGCAGGATGCTGAGCTACCTGAGTGCCCTCACTGCAGAGACgtaa